The Leishmania major strain Friedlin complete genome, chromosome 28 genome includes a region encoding these proteins:
- a CDS encoding zinc finger protein kinase-like — MFYSLFRRRYTARSVPATSGRHASGESSATAAPAGANDLRDGNAGPRPLTPRGAAATTAPPHPNSSAASPVAHGGDRRVFEGEERLLGHLHVPRQYPLDPEKDADALVLLAQQYFITSVVITHYRVKESYVEYVIECVRGHDAWRVYRRYQQFKALDHDLKQICSSRHGSSHGAYGVVPVLPGSHWMDVTNQSPELVEQRRRYLEIYLQQLLVPRNLFYVARTQLYDFLHDGEVPTQLKLTGIQPLLGLVSTRTDFLNDEGDDDAVLRELQETQSRQQKQYLGAAERAATAVSGIAADAALALPRATGSFPAAAIDCASHAGASAVASSPEAPSSGRVEARSLEATAATTRTTSSAPSSPATFAANRALSKTLATRGVCTGTQTAGAAVVDEVGDDGEAKGAEGRSNCVDNTSKVRLAKKSAHSLVGEAAFTAADPMQTGFSDERLPPASANCAQCNAEFTSFLYPRRCFFCLVQFCSACLQQLPVLESALSPGRALTTTTGCSDPVHFLVQEAAPFSTHAKAAGSTVPACLQCAENYSRRLDRCSTAPGGGAYMGMQSTLGTPAQQGPPVPSGRPLQSSPVAGLSPATSTRSCVGEESSPAVVHQRVANPASPIPHLSLSSPGDALPSRSGTPSPVGFQDFQLLTVIGRGTFGKVLKVQMRATRKVYAMKIMNKATVYRRCMTSYMKEEKAILTSLHPSPYIVRCHYAFQTEYYLVFLLDYLPGGELYDYIYPKLCLSPGAARIYAAELVLALECLHRQDVVHRDLKPENVVLTADGHICLTDFGLARRAFSRSRRRSFVGSPEYVAPETIQGQVQTAAVDWWSFGVMLYEMLAGSTPFHARNNNTVYNNVLHKELALPVLRADDGAGAAAASASQPGVAEGAPTFRGFSPEAVSLLTGLLARDPSMRLQDANVIKRHPFFQGLNWEDLRRRRVPAPCIPGDMRDNDVRHFKREFVSEWASVPPLTNMTRASIEALTKCFDNFPLSRTAAPAGSAVVDNANTMSTSSATGTPLLASQSLQQVHGDTRTSSLSLTLLPSEHATDGQKLREPVRYFHSMAAAQRSFHGTWRVVSIEVHAVDDGRVIFPWGGDVSGVLVYTTGGRFSLQLTSSARRPVGPVQRVTQLSKEDLCDTYCSYVASFGRFHLFPSSMDDGCGVVRHFSEGNLCPNLMLATTVFQYCMHTEPLHPSATKGESAYKDSGKHAGTASSTAAAATSARRSSTTDVQDGSRGRPSGNSGRVSEGGSLGGSEDEEGEAGRGSSKTAVVGDADHRHDRDAAGATAQLPPSPPSLERRIVLRLSTRPQRALEQDFLAFTSLVFEKVS, encoded by the coding sequence ATGTTCTACAGTTTattccgccgccgctacaCCGCGCGCAGCGTACCAGCAACTTCAGGCCGTCATGCAAGCGGAGaaagcagcgccacggcggcgccggcagggGCAAACGACTTGCGCGACGGCAACGCCGGCCCGAGGCCGCTCACACCGCgtggggcagcagcaacgactGCCCCGCCGCACCcgaacagcagcgctgcatcgcctgTGGCCCACGGTGGTGACCGTCGCGTCTTTGAAGGCGAGGAGCGTCTGCTCGGGCACCTGCACGTGCCACGGCAGTACCCACTAGACCCAGAGAAGGATGCCGATGCGCTCGTCCTGCTGGCACAGCAGTACTTCATCACCTCCGTCGTTATCACCCACTACCGCGTCAAGGAGAGTTACGTGGAGTACGTTATCGAGTGCGTTCGCGGCCACGACGCCTGGCGCGTCTATCGGCGATATCAGCAGTTCAAGGCGCTCGATCACGATCTAAAGCAGatctgcagcagccggcACGGGTCAAGCCACGGGGCCTACGGTGTCGTGCCGGTACTTCCCGGCAGCCACTGGATGGATGTGACGAACCAGAGCCCGGAGCTagtcgagcagcggcgccgctaccTAGAGATTtacctccagcagctgctcgtgccgAGGAATCTCTTCTACGTGGCTCGCACCCAGCTATACGACTTTCTGCACGATGGCGAGGTGCCCACACAGCTGAAGCTCACCGGCATtcagccgctgctggggcTGGTCAGCACGCGCACTGACTTTTTGaacgacgagggcgacgatgacgcgGTTCTTCgcgagctgcaggagacgcAGTCCCGTCAGCAGAAGCAGTAtctcggcgctgctgaaagggcggcgacggctgtgTCAGGAATCGCGGCGGATGCAGCACTTGCGCTTCCCAGGGCGACCGGCTCTTTCCCTGCGGCCGCAATTGATTGCGCGAGTCACGCAGGAGCTTCCGCGGTCGCAAGTTCTCCTGAGGCCCCCAGTAGCGGAAGAGTGGAGGCGAGAAGTCTGGAGGCCACAGCCGCCACAACCAGGACAACATCGTCAGCGCCCAGCAGCCCTGCTACTTTTGCCGCGAACAGGGCGCTGTCGAAGACACTCGCCACAAGAGGGGTGTGCACGGGCACTCAGACAGCCGGCGCGGCAGTCGTGGATGAGGTGGGCGATGACGGGGAAGCGAAGGGTGCAGAGGGGCGATCCAACTGCGTGGACAACACGAGCAAGGTGAGGCTGGCGAAGAAGTCTGCGCACAGCCTCGTAGGTGAGGCTGCGTTTACGGCGGCGGATCCCATGCAGACGGGCTTCTCAGATGAGCGGCTGCCCCCAGCGTCGGCGAACTGCGCGCAGTGCAACGCCGAGTTTACCTCCTTCCTGTACCCGCGCCGGTGCTTTTTCTGCCTCGTCCAGTTCTGCTCTGCttgcctgcagcagctgccagTGCTTGAAAGCGCGTTGTCGCCGGGGCGCGCGTTGACCACGACCACGGGTTGCAGCGACCCCGTGCATTTCCTGGTGCAGGAAGCAGCACCGTtctccacacacgcaaagGCTGCCGGGAGCACGGTTCCCGCCTGCCTTCAGTGTGCGGAGAACTACAGTCGCCGTCTCGACCGCTGTAGCACTGCTcctggtggcggcgcctaCATGGGCATGCAGTCAACGCTCGGTACACCGGCCCAGCAAGGCCCGCCGGTGCCATCGGGCCGTCCCTTGCAGTCGTCTCCTGTAGCGGGCTTATCGCCGGCCACGAGTACGCGAAGCTGCGTtggagaggagagcagcCCGGCGGTAGTGCACCAGCGCGTGGCCAACCCCGCATCACCCATCCCGcacctctcgctctcgtcgCCTGGGGACGCTTTACCCAGTCGAAGTGGCACCCCGTCACCGGTCGGCTTCCAAGACTTTCAACTACTCACCGTCATTGGGCGGGGCACGTTTGGAAAGGTGCTCAAGGTCCAGATGCGCGCAACGCGCAAGGTGTACGCCATGAAGATCATGAATAAGGCGACCGTGTACCGGCGGTGCATGACATCCTACATGAAGGAGGAAAAGGCTATCTTGACAAGCTTACACCCGAGCCCGTACATTGTGCGCTGCCACTACGCGTTCCAGACAGAGTACTACCTCGTCTTTCTCCTTGACTACCTTCCTGGTGGCGAGCTGTACGACTACATCTACCCCAAGCTCTGCCTTTCTCCGGGGGCGGCGCGCATCTACGCGGCAGAGCTTGTCCTGGCGCTCGAGTGCTTGCACCGCCAGGATGTGGTGCACCGCGACTTGAAGCCAGAGAATGTTGTGCTGACGGCGGATGGGCACATCTGCTTGACGGACTTCGGCCTTGCCCGCCGTGCAttctcgcgcagccgccggcgcagctTCGTCGGCAGCCCCGAGTACGTGGCGCCGGAGACGATCCAGGGACAGGTGCAGACGGCTGCCGTGGACTGGTGGAGCTTTGGGGTGATGCTGTACGAAATGCTGGCTGGCAGCACTCCGTTCCACGCGCGAAACAACAATACAGTCTACAACAACGTTCTTCACAAGGAGCTCGCACTGCCAgtgctgcgcgccgacgacggcgcaggcgctgctgcggcttcgGCGTCGCAGCCTGGGGTAGCCGAGGGGGCGCCCACGTTCAGAGGCTTTTCCCCGGAGGCGGTGTCGCTGTTGACGGGTCTGCTTGCTCGAGATCCGTCGATGCGACTGCAGGATGCGAACGTGATCAAGCGGCACCCCTTCTTCCAAGGCCTCAACTGGGAGGActtgcggcgccgccgtgtgcCGGCCCCCTGCATCCCGGGCGACATGCGTGACAACGACGTGCGGCACTTCAAGCGCGAATTCGTGTCGGAGTGGGcctcggtgccgccgctcaccAACATGACGCGTGCCTCCATAGAGGCACTCACGAAGTGCTTCGATAACTTCCCGCTGAGCCGCACTGCCGCGCCTGCCGGGTCCGCAGTGGTGGATAACGCCAATACCATGTCCACTTCGTCTGCAACCGGCACCCCGTTGCTCGCCTCTCAATCACTGCAACAGGTGCATGgagacacgcgcacctcgtcGCTCTCGCTGACATTGCTGCCGTCTGAGCACGCCACTGACGGTCAGAAGCTTCGTGAGCCGGTGCGCTACTTTCATTCcatggccgcggcgcagcggagctTCCACGGCACGTGGCGCGTCGTCTCTATCGAGGTGCACGCTGTGGACGACGGCCGGGTCATCTTCCCGTGGGGTGGCGATGTGTCAGGGGTTCTCGTGTACACTACTGGCGGTCGCTTCAGTCTGCAGCTGACGTCGAGTGCTCGGCGTCCCGTTGGGCCGGTGCAGCGCGTGACGCAGCTGTCAAAGGAGGACTTGTGCGACACGTACTGCTCCTACGTGGCAAGCTTTGGCCGCTTCCACCTCTTTCCATCCTCGATGGacgacggctgcggcgtcgtgcgGCACTTCTCGGAGGGCAACCTGTGCCCGAACTTGAtgctcgccaccaccgttTTCCAGTACTGCATGCATACCGAGCCACTGCATCCGTCGGCCACCAAGGGAGAGTCAGCGTACAAGGACAGTGGAAAgcacgccggcaccgcctcgtccaccgccgccgcagcaaccTCGGCTCGCAGGTCGAGCACAACAGACGTGCAGGACGGCAGCCGTGGCCGCCCCAGCGGTAACAGCGGACGCGTCAGCGAAGGCGGGTCTCTCGGTGGCtcagaggacgaggagggtgaggcggggcggggcagcagcaagacTGCCGTCGTCGGGGATGCCGACCACCGACATGACAGAGACGCTGCGGGTGCCacagcgcagctgccaccCTCGCCACCGTCTCTGGAGCGCCGCATCGTGCTACGTCTCTCGACCCGGCCACAGCGAGCCCTGGAGCAGGACTTTCTTGCCTTCACCTCTCTTGTGTTCGAGAAGGTGTCGTAG